A single window of Malus sylvestris chromosome 5, drMalSylv7.2, whole genome shotgun sequence DNA harbors:
- the LOC126620645 gene encoding protein SRC2 homolog isoform X2, giving the protein MSISGIQGQLLEVTVIGCNKLRDTEWISRQDPYVCLEYANTKHRTRTCTDGGKHPTFQEKFVFPLVEGLREINVMVWNSNTVTSDDFIGGGKVQLQKVLTQDYDDSAWPLQTKHGRYAGEVRLIMHYSKTNKPTSSYAPSAAPYGAPHASQAHLYSAPPPAGHYAPPAPGPYPPVPAGYPAPSPYPSYLPNSAGYPPSPYGPNPAAYGHTPSSYPLAPYPPTSTYPPPPQSSPYPPNPFPGLYPPSPY; this is encoded by the exons ATGTCGATTTCTGGAATTCAAGGCCAGCTTCTTGAAGTCACTG TTATTGGTTGTAACAAATTGAGAGATACGGAATGGATTTCACGGCAGGACCCATATGTCTGTCTTGAATATGCTAACACCAAGCACCGCACCAGAACATGCACAG ACGGCGGTAAACATCCCACATTCCAAGAGAAGTTCGTGTTTCCACTGGTTGAAGGTCTTAGGGAAATCAATGTTATGGTCTGGAACAGCAACACTGTCACATCGGACGACTTCATTGGCGGGGGAAA GGTTCAACTTCAGAAGGTTCTTACTCAGGATTATGACGACAGCGCATGGCCGCTTCAGACTAAACATGGCCG ATATGCAGGAGAAGTGCGGCTCATAATGCATTATTCGAAGACCAAT AAACCGACATCAAGCTATGCTCCGTCTGCAGCACCATATGGAGCACCACATGCATCACAAGCTCATCTATATTCAGCCCCCCCACCTGCAGGTCATTATGCACCACCAGCGCCTGGACCTTACCCACCAGTGCCAGCAGGCTACCCAGCTCCATCTCCCTATCCTTCATACTTGCCTAATTCAGCAGGGTATCCACCATCTCCATATGGTCCCAATCCAGCGGCGTATGGCCATACTCCATCTTCCTATCCTCTCGCACCATACCCACCAACTTCAACATATCCCCCACCCCCACAATCCTCACCCTATCCTCCAA ATCCTTTTCCTGGACTTTATCCTCCATCACCGTACTAA
- the LOC126620645 gene encoding protein SRC2 homolog isoform X1, protein MSISGIQGQLLEVTVIGCNKLRDTEWISRQDPYVCLEYANTKHRTRTCTDGGKHPTFQEKFVFPLVEGLREINVMVWNSNTVTSDDFIGGGKVQLQKVLTQDYDDSAWPLQTKHGRRYAGEVRLIMHYSKTNKPTSSYAPSAAPYGAPHASQAHLYSAPPPAGHYAPPAPGPYPPVPAGYPAPSPYPSYLPNSAGYPPSPYGPNPAAYGHTPSSYPLAPYPPTSTYPPPPQSSPYPPNPFPGLYPPSPY, encoded by the exons ATGTCGATTTCTGGAATTCAAGGCCAGCTTCTTGAAGTCACTG TTATTGGTTGTAACAAATTGAGAGATACGGAATGGATTTCACGGCAGGACCCATATGTCTGTCTTGAATATGCTAACACCAAGCACCGCACCAGAACATGCACAG ACGGCGGTAAACATCCCACATTCCAAGAGAAGTTCGTGTTTCCACTGGTTGAAGGTCTTAGGGAAATCAATGTTATGGTCTGGAACAGCAACACTGTCACATCGGACGACTTCATTGGCGGGGGAAA GGTTCAACTTCAGAAGGTTCTTACTCAGGATTATGACGACAGCGCATGGCCGCTTCAGACTAAACATGGCCG TAGATATGCAGGAGAAGTGCGGCTCATAATGCATTATTCGAAGACCAAT AAACCGACATCAAGCTATGCTCCGTCTGCAGCACCATATGGAGCACCACATGCATCACAAGCTCATCTATATTCAGCCCCCCCACCTGCAGGTCATTATGCACCACCAGCGCCTGGACCTTACCCACCAGTGCCAGCAGGCTACCCAGCTCCATCTCCCTATCCTTCATACTTGCCTAATTCAGCAGGGTATCCACCATCTCCATATGGTCCCAATCCAGCGGCGTATGGCCATACTCCATCTTCCTATCCTCTCGCACCATACCCACCAACTTCAACATATCCCCCACCCCCACAATCCTCACCCTATCCTCCAA ATCCTTTTCCTGGACTTTATCCTCCATCACCGTACTAA